In a single window of the Drosophila subpulchrella strain 33 F10 #4 breed RU33 chromosome X, RU_Dsub_v1.1 Primary Assembly, whole genome shotgun sequence genome:
- the LOC119555967 gene encoding uncharacterized protein LOC119555967, with the protein MSEIIKSEEGIRPLNEPKSPETDGAVDQDSQKIVEDNYITAPLKIIEPFENFEKERDKEKEKEEEDKEKDSPVKTPTKAENPTEIDVTSSAKTKKSVSFNPNDEKIQKFITGEPIVDQKNPFRNGNIAKSAEKKTPPPVPTKRSTLSVRKTVTQQLREREREKERERDKEREQQKNESNTRKSKISRSQSQNTDDYVTTEEVLKQSKYVKTYIKNPDAYFVYDPSVLARLKFEELRETSATGNGKLPKRKQTPKDSRAGKQARHQNQNQNQNQNQKNLEPRKPQPTFKKCSKPNYPELANLKIRTGTNSDPESSALFNPAEVTKNARKFDERVKKLQITSDDDLDDIDGPLTKSESSDELAGSSSVPQSPQIKPAMSGAEDLPSPTPTPTPGTFTNTISSDEFQAYLDRKGLALMPRRELFSPTPTIARTSTPMQSAEERRQQVAESLAALRKSNTKKLSVLQRLSNSIFPARRKTTPKSESPMPRVLFHDQDKEDYRRKADVPAEIRRILLERQSPNFRRQNGQIPSPNVDPTTEKITRSGDITLQRRNGDSTLQRRNGDSTLQRRSGDNTLQRVNGHTDFQNRIGDSNLQNRNADSTLQRINGDSNFQNRNGDPNFQNRNGDSTLQRINGDSGFQNRNSDSTYQSRNGDLSYQNRNSDATFQNSNSDPNFQSRNCDTTLRRSTLERPGVNPRRQWPEAQQVGRINRSTSVDRSQFSHEQPILASPVASSTPVRGQNQWDQLRAIKEVTDRQLYHKLHQQQQLQVVPQPQQNMTAQRPNEDIYTQVVLQPDQQQNFIRNSVQRNTFSGISGRNRPLTVFNGTPQRQVQMAMPMQMLQQPPRSQSVLDNMVPSTGNPGQQTPVVMRQRGQDHGQSRRIGGLLTREEILEKVKEFCRKSVTRAPEPKTPMQPVYKRHLTPPNADVSPVSYASVDDQCARPQVPQRVQSLPIAQGRYVSSGGMAVDGPSPIYAHVSKRNSLLSNVSEQYLSSQQLGTLARPVPLNQLVLVDTGEGVQVAQLVDYLPYVRPAPTQAHGPYAMMQDGRATPLILDQSAQQTSQIYWTPQHRQRISHPVPAPRLIKGPIAGPTSRNSTLSRHLEARMGNASDWELSSEAGEVRRIMEKQL; encoded by the exons ATGTCTGAGATCATTAAAAGCGAAGAAGGAATCCGTCCTCTAAACGAACCGAAAAGTCCAGAAACCGATGGTGCAGTCGACCAAGATTCCCAGAAAATAGTGGAAGATAACTATATCACAGCACCTCTGAAGATCATAGAACCCTTCGAGAACTTTGAAAAGGAAAGGGATAAGGAAAAGGAAAAAGAGGAGGAGGACAAAGAGAAGGATAGCCCGGTGAAGACCCCGACAAAAGCGGAGAATCCGACCGAGATTGACGTTACCAGCAGTGCCAAAACCAAGAAATCGGTTAGCTTCAATCCCAACGACGAGAAGATTCAAAAGTTCATCACCGGCGAACCCATTGTCGACCAGAAGAATCCCTTTCGCAATGGTAACATAGCCAAATCTGCGGAGAAGAAGACACCACCACCGGTGCCTACGAAGAGATCGACCCTTAGTGTTCGAAAAACAGTGACCCAGCAACTGAGGGAACGGGAACGGGAAAAGGAAAGGGAACGTGACAAGGAGCGGGAGCAGCAGAAGAACGAGTCCAATACTCGCAAAAGTAAGATCAGTAGATCTCAGTCGCAGAACACCGATGACTATGTGACCACCGAGGAGGTCCTGAAGCAGTCCAAGTATGTGAAGACGTACATTAAGAATCCGGATGCCTACTTTGTATATGATCCCTCGGTGCTGGCACGTCTcaagtttgaggaactaaggGAGACATCGGCTACTGGTAATGGTAAGTTGCCCAAGCGAAAACAGACGCCCAAGGATTCGAGAGCGGGTAAACAGGCCCGtcatcaaaatcaaaatcagaACCAAAACCAGAACCAGAAAAATCTAGAGCCGCGAAAACCACAGCCCACTTTTAAGAAGTGCTCAAAGCCCAACTATCCAGAATTAGCGAACTTGAAAATCCGCACCGGTACCAATTCCGATCCCGAGAGCAGTGCCTTATTCAATCCCGCAGAGGTGACGAAAAATGCGCGAAAATTCGATGAGCGGGTGAAGAAGCTACAGATTACCTCGGATGATGACCTCGATGATATCGATGGACCGTTGACCAAGAGCGAATCAAGTGACGAGCTGGCGGGCAGTTCCTCAGTTCCACAAAGTCCACAAATAAAGCCGGCTATGAGTGGAGCTGAGGACTTGCCCTCAcccacgcccacgcccacgCCGGGCACTTTTACCAACACTATCAGCTCCGATGAATTCCAGGCCTATCTGGATCGCAAGGGTCTGGCTTTGATGCCCCGGAGGGAACTCTTCTCGCCCACACCCACAATTGCCAGGACCTCCACTCCGATGCAATCGGCCGAGGAGCGACGTCAACAGGTGGCCGAATCCCTGGCCGCTCTGCGCAAGAGCAACACCAAGAAGCTATCGGTGCTGCAAAGGCTCTCAAACAGTATCTTTCCAGCTCGCCGAAAAACCACTCCAAAGTCGGAAAGCCCCATGCCCCGGGTATTGTTCCACGACCAGGACAAGGAGGATTACCGCCGCAAAGCGGATGTCCCTGCCGAAATACGTCGTATACTACTGGAGCGCCAGAGTCCTAATTTTCGCCGCCAAAATGGCCAGATTCCATCTCCAAATGTTGATCCTACAACTGAAAAAATCACTAGAAGCGGTGATATCACTTTGCAGAGGAGAAACGGTGACTCCACGTTGCAGAGAAGAAATGGTGACTCTACCTTACAGAGGAGAAGCGGTGACAATACTTTGCAGAGGGTAAACGGTCACACTGATTTCCAAAACAGAATCGGTGACTCCAATTTACAAAACAGAAACGCTGACTCCACTTTGCAGAGGATTAACGGTGACTCCAATTTCCAAAACCGAAATGGTGACCCCAATTTCCAAAACAGAAACGGTGACTCTACTTTGCAGAGGATAAATGGTGACTCTGGTTTCCAAAACcgaaacagtgactccactTATCAAAGCAGAAACGGTGACTTGAGTTATCAGAACCGAAACAGTGACGCCACTTTTCAAAACAGCAATAGTGACCCCAATTTCCAGAGCCGAAACTGTGACACCACTTTGCGAAGATCAACACTCGAAAGACCGGGCGTAAATCCCAGGCGACAATGGCCCGAGGCCCAGCAGGTGGGTCGGATTAATCGCTCCACATCGGTGGATCGCAGTCAATTCAGCCATGAGCAGCCCATCCTGGCGAGTCCTGTGGCCTCCTCGACCCCTGTGCGTGGCCAGAACCAGTGGGACCAATTGCGGGCCATCAAGGAGGTGACGGATCGCCAACTCTATCACAAGctacatcagcagcagcaactgcaggTTGTCCCTCAGCCGCAGCAAAATATGACAGCACAACGACCGAATGAGGATATCTACACCCAGGTGGTGTTGCAACCGGATCAACAGCAGAACTTCATTCGCAATTCGGTGCAGCGTAATACCTTCTCGGGAATCAGTGGTCGCAATCGCCCCCTAACGGTCTTCAATGGCACTCCCCAGAGGCAAGTGCAAATGGCCATGCCCATGCAGATGCTACAGCAACCTCCTCGAAGTCAGAGCGTTCTGGACAACATGGTGCCAAGTACTGGAAATCCTGGTCAACAGACACCGGTGGTAATGCGACAGAGGGGTCAGGATCATGGTCAGTCCCGACGCATCGGGGGACTCCTTACCAGGGAGGAGATTCTGGAGAAGGTTAAGGAGTTCTGTCGCAAGAGCGTTACCAGAGCCCCAGAACCCAAGACGCCAATGCAACCCGTCTACAAGCGACATCTCACACCACCCAATGCAGATGTCTCACCCGTTTCGTATGCCTCCGTGGATGATCAGTG TGCCCGACCTCAGGTGCCTCAGCGCGTCCAGAGTTTACCCATCGCCCAGGGACGCTATGTATCCAGTGGTGGAATGGCCGTCGATGGACCCTCACCCATCTACGCCCATGTTAGCAAGCGGAACAGCCTGCTCTCCAATGTCTCCGAACAGTATTTGTCCAGCCAGCAACTGGGAACGCTGGCCAGGCCGGTTCCCCTGAACCAATTGGTCCTGGTGGATACGGGCGAGGGTGTCCAGGTGGCCCAGCTAGTGGACTACTTGCCCTACGTACGTCCAGCTCCAACCCAGGCGCATGGCCCATATGCCATGATGCAGGATGGCAGGGCCACGCCACTGATCCTGGACCAATCGGCCCAGCAGACCAGCCAGATCTACTGGACGCCACAGCATCGTCAGCGGATCTCCCATCCGGTGCCAGCACCCCGCCTTATAAAGGGACCAATTGCAGGGCCGACGTCCAGGAACAGTACTTTGAGCCGACATCTAGAGGCTAGGATGGGAAACGCATCCGACTGGGAGCTCAGCTCGGAGGCCGGTGAGGTGAGGAGGATAATGGAGAAACAACTATAA